The following coding sequences are from one Salipiger sp. CCB-MM3 window:
- a CDS encoding MerR family transcriptional regulator, whose protein sequence is MQIGEIAQLSGISVRMLRFYEAEGLLRPLRTDSGYRDYSDADLEEAKRIRQLAEAGLTIEAMHDLLPCIISPQPTFHPCDRLRARLEGEVAKLDQKLADMEKSRAQIAGYLAALPADPAPASRD, encoded by the coding sequence ATGCAGATCGGAGAAATTGCCCAGCTGAGCGGTATCAGCGTCCGGATGTTGCGGTTCTACGAGGCGGAGGGCCTGCTCCGGCCACTTAGGACCGACAGCGGGTATCGCGACTATTCTGACGCCGACCTTGAAGAGGCGAAGCGCATCCGGCAGCTGGCAGAGGCCGGGCTGACGATCGAGGCGATGCATGACCTGTTGCCCTGTATCATCAGCCCGCAACCGACTTTCCACCCCTGCGACCGCCTGCGTGCGCGGCTGGAGGGAGAGGTGGCGAAGCTTGATCAGAAGCTGGCCGACATGGAGAAATCCAGAGCACAGATCGCTGGCTATCTTGCCGCCCTGCCGGCGGACCCTGCGCCCGCCTCCCGGGACTGA
- a CDS encoding IS3 family transposase (programmed frameshift), with the protein MAGKREKPEDIVTKLRQVEVLHGQGLSMADAVRQIGISQHTFYRWRKQYGGMNRAQLSRLKELEKENLRLRRAVSDLTLEKLILTEAAPGKLLSPSRRRECVEHVCETLGISERRACRVLGQHRSTQRKPPQGREDEARLTADVIDLAREYGRYGYRRVAVLLRRAGWQVNHKRVARIWRREGLKVPHKQKKRGRLWLNDGSCVRLKPEHPNHVWSYDFVQDRTSDGRTYRTLNILDEYTREALMIRVDRRLNSTDVLDALTDLFIQRGPPRFIRSDNGPEFIAQKVRDWIELVGAKTAYIEPGSPWENGYCESFNSRFRDELLNGEVFYSLREAQILIEQWRKHYNTARPHSALGYRTPAPETFIPIDRRPTMH; encoded by the exons ATGGCTGGAAAGCGTGAGAAGCCGGAAGACATTGTCACCAAGCTGCGTCAGGTCGAGGTGTTGCATGGCCAGGGCCTGTCGATGGCCGATGCGGTGCGGCAGATCGGGATATCGCAGCATACCTTTTACCGGTGGCGGAAGCAGTATGGTGGGATGAACCGGGCACAGTTGTCGCGGCTGAAGGAACTCGAGAAGGAGAACCTGAGGCTGCGGCGGGCGGTATCTGACCTGACGCTCGAGAAGCTGATCCTGACCGAGGCTGCCC CAGGGAAACTTCTAAGCCCTTCGCGCCGCCGCGAATGCGTGGAGCATGTGTGCGAGACACTCGGCATCTCCGAACGCCGGGCCTGCCGGGTGCTCGGCCAACACCGCTCCACGCAGCGCAAGCCACCACAGGGCCGGGAAGACGAGGCGCGGCTGACCGCCGACGTCATCGATCTGGCCCGGGAGTATGGCCGCTACGGCTACCGCCGGGTCGCCGTGCTGCTGCGGCGTGCCGGCTGGCAGGTGAACCACAAGCGGGTGGCGCGCATTTGGCGGCGCGAAGGGCTCAAGGTCCCACACAAGCAGAAGAAGCGCGGCAGGCTCTGGCTGAACGATGGCTCTTGCGTGCGGCTGAAGCCCGAGCACCCCAACCACGTCTGGTCCTACGACTTCGTGCAGGACCGGACCAGTGACGGCCGGACCTACCGGACGCTCAACATCCTCGATGAATATACGCGGGAGGCGTTAATGATCCGTGTCGACAGGCGACTGAACTCCACCGATGTCCTGGACGCCCTGACCGATCTCTTCATCCAGCGCGGCCCGCCGCGGTTCATCCGGTCCGACAACGGCCCGGAGTTCATCGCGCAGAAGGTCCGCGACTGGATCGAGTTGGTGGGGGCGAAGACCGCCTACATCGAGCCGGGGTCACCCTGGGAGAACGGTTATTGCGAGAGCTTCAACAGCAGGTTCAGGGACGAACTCCTCAATGGCGAGGTCTTCTACTCGTTGAGGGAGGCGCAAATCCTCATCGAACAATGGCGAAAGCACTACAACACCGCTCGGCCGCATAGCGCTCTTGGATATCGGACACCGGCACCGGAGACATTCATCCCCATAGACCGAAGGCCGACCATGCATTAG